The nucleotide sequence AATTGGCACATCGGCTTTATAGCCCTTGGCGGGGCAATCGGTACCGGCCTTTTTCTTGGGGCCGGTGGCGGGATTCAAAGTGCTGGACCCGCTGTCCTTATCGCCTATCTCCTCAGTGGATTGACGATTTATGTCATGTTGCGCTGCCAGGCGGAAATGACGATCGAGCACCCTGCAACAGGTAATTTTAGTGCACATGCAGGGTTGGCTTTTGGGCAGCTAGCAGCACTCTTTACAGGCTGGGTCTACGTCTTTTTGATGCTTGTAGTGAGTTTGGCCGACACGGTTGCCCTTGTGCATGTGTACTTCCCTTATGTCTTCCCGTCCGTTCCTCACTGGGTATGGGCTATTGCCGTTATTGGGGTCATCGCTCTCATCAATGTGATGCCGGTCCGAGTATTTGGCTCGGTGGAAACCGGCATGACGATCATGAAAGTCGGTGCAGTTGTCGCCATCATCATCGGCGGTATCGTGATATGGGCCTTCGGTCTGGGGGGTGACAATGTGGCGATTTCCAACCTATGGTCACACGGAGGCTTTTTGCCGAACGGGCTTGCAGGGTTTGCTGGATCCTTAGCCATCACCCTTTTTGCTTTTGGTGGAACAGAGGCAATCGGCTTTGCTGCCGCAGATTCTGAAGATGTTAAAACCGGCACCATTCATGCGGTCAACACCGTACCGATTCGGATTGCCTTGTTTTATATCGCCTCTGTTGCCATCTTGATGGTGCTTGTGCCCTGGAACCAAGTCAGCACAGAATCAAGCCCCTTTGTGACGATTTTTTCCCAGATCGGAATTACCTGGGCTGCAGCCTTCATGAATGTGGTTGTTGTCCTTGCTGCCCTGAGCGCTGTAAATGCACTTATCTATGCGGCTGGCCGGATGATT is from Stomatohabitans albus and encodes:
- a CDS encoding amino acid permease, with amino-acid sequence MATAAPQVDESKPEPATITRLANWHIGFIALGGAIGTGLFLGAGGGIQSAGPAVLIAYLLSGLTIYVMLRCQAEMTIEHPATGNFSAHAGLAFGQLAALFTGWVYVFLMLVVSLADTVALVHVYFPYVFPSVPHWVWAIAVIGVIALINVMPVRVFGSVETGMTIMKVGAVVAIIIGGIVIWAFGLGGDNVAISNLWSHGGFLPNGLAGFAGSLAITLFAFGGTEAIGFAAADSEDVKTGTIHAVNTVPIRIALFYIASVAILMVLVPWNQVSTESSPFVTIFSQIGITWAAAFMNVVVVLAALSAVNALIYAAGRMITGMAEQGLAPELLAKRNRFGTPVASIIALILVLSTSVVANELVPDGLFLTVAMVATIFLMFTWGAIIVTQLKLHYGKGTQDRSDHGFLVPFTPYAQILALGWMGIILIVLIADEGSRVSVIVGTLALLAVGMLSWLTMKVRTTKEQSLQ